From a region of the Halolamina sp. CBA1230 genome:
- a CDS encoding phage/plasmid primase, P4 family has protein sequence MSETPTGDSDTSPTTDEQQSTNAGGSGIVGSEIIDDDVETDPDEVDAEFGGVTDPFTDTEDDDSTDDSGSRGEEDSELVEAIEDIIDSDGPKEAGSIAFRINRRNLDVEDERILEVIESEFKRDDHGRVSERKNGMDRAVEDSGNAGIRSWEDLKSDLSDADPKAARKMVADKMDHEFDFIHVKNEEREMRDFRAYNPNEGVYVWDGEAFANRMMDHHLDGFASTTDMNEVVAKLKLRNEVALGEVNNPDGVKVAVENGVLDVEERTLEPHSPEFLFTRKLNAEWQPDVDTSEVREFIRDITDGESDAKVLEEMFGDTLSPDYKRDWFGLIYGDGANGKSVALNCLEAVLGENNTSNESLQGIAEGRWAAAQLIGGYGMLANIDPDISAKKITDDSMLKSLTGGDSVPAEYKGIDKFAATNTAKMLFAANKAPMFSGDGENLERRLKPLHLPYIYRDEDDMDEADEADPYIKERDYTIEQRLTTDENRAAWLSVMVDSWHRLEEDGWSYEQSQQELWDQYQAEADTIWSFLTECVESSYGTRFDDDTPVHLTVDELHQMCADYHRERGETLEMSAAQFARQINKMGVHEMISFESRKTGQKRSRKWLHPTETGFQHATRDTVQRFVAECDEIDVPAREDDGDSGGEGGSSDPENESLSRVEQLYSEIESWEGEDAVLEATPAKLLAHTDIDWADAAELQGALTVLAERDRVEQGDDDVYRPAGGDGE, from the coding sequence ATGTCCGAAACACCCACCGGGGACAGTGATACGTCTCCAACGACAGACGAACAGCAATCAACTAACGCAGGCGGTAGCGGTATCGTCGGGTCGGAAATTATCGACGACGACGTCGAGACCGACCCCGACGAGGTCGATGCGGAATTCGGCGGAGTCACCGACCCCTTCACCGACACCGAAGACGACGACTCCACCGACGACTCCGGCAGTCGTGGCGAGGAAGACAGCGAACTCGTCGAAGCCATCGAGGATATCATCGACAGCGACGGTCCGAAAGAAGCCGGGTCGATAGCGTTCCGAATCAACCGACGAAACCTAGATGTTGAGGATGAACGGATTCTGGAAGTTATCGAATCCGAGTTCAAGCGAGACGACCACGGTCGCGTCAGCGAGCGGAAGAACGGGATGGACCGCGCGGTCGAGGATAGCGGGAACGCCGGTATTCGGTCGTGGGAAGACCTGAAGAGTGACTTGTCGGATGCGGACCCGAAGGCTGCGCGGAAGATGGTCGCGGACAAGATGGATCACGAGTTCGACTTCATTCATGTCAAGAACGAGGAACGGGAGATGCGTGATTTCCGTGCGTACAACCCGAATGAGGGCGTGTACGTGTGGGATGGTGAGGCGTTTGCGAATCGCATGATGGATCACCATCTCGACGGGTTCGCGTCAACGACGGATATGAATGAGGTGGTGGCGAAGTTGAAGCTGCGGAACGAGGTCGCGCTGGGCGAGGTGAACAATCCTGATGGGGTGAAGGTCGCGGTCGAGAATGGCGTGCTCGACGTCGAAGAGCGCACGCTCGAACCGCACAGCCCGGAGTTCCTGTTCACGAGAAAGCTGAACGCGGAGTGGCAACCGGACGTGGACACGTCCGAAGTTCGCGAGTTCATTCGCGACATCACCGACGGTGAGTCTGATGCGAAAGTGCTGGAGGAGATGTTCGGGGACACGCTGTCGCCGGACTACAAGCGTGATTGGTTCGGACTGATTTACGGTGATGGGGCGAATGGGAAGTCGGTCGCGTTGAACTGTCTTGAAGCCGTTCTCGGGGAGAACAACACGTCGAACGAGTCGCTGCAGGGTATCGCTGAAGGACGATGGGCGGCGGCGCAACTGATTGGCGGGTACGGCATGCTGGCGAACATCGACCCGGACATCAGCGCGAAGAAAATCACCGATGATTCGATGCTGAAGTCGCTGACGGGCGGGGATTCCGTGCCAGCGGAGTACAAGGGTATCGACAAGTTCGCGGCGACGAACACGGCGAAAATGCTGTTCGCAGCGAACAAGGCGCCGATGTTCTCGGGTGACGGTGAGAACCTTGAACGGCGCTTGAAGCCGCTGCACCTGCCGTACATCTACCGCGACGAGGACGATATGGACGAGGCTGATGAGGCAGACCCGTACATCAAGGAGCGAGACTACACCATCGAGCAGCGGTTGACGACCGACGAGAATCGCGCTGCGTGGCTGTCGGTGATGGTTGATTCGTGGCACCGACTGGAGGAGGATGGCTGGTCGTATGAGCAGTCGCAGCAGGAGCTGTGGGACCAGTATCAGGCTGAGGCAGACACTATCTGGTCGTTCCTGACGGAGTGTGTGGAGTCGAGTTACGGGACGCGGTTCGACGACGATACGCCGGTGCACCTGACGGTGGATGAGCTGCATCAGATGTGTGCTGACTATCATCGTGAGCGTGGGGAGACGTTGGAGATGTCGGCGGCGCAGTTCGCGCGCCAGATCAACAAGATGGGCGTGCATGAGATGATTAGTTTTGAGTCGCGGAAGACGGGGCAGAAGCGTTCGCGGAAGTGGCTGCACCCGACCGAGACAGGGTTCCAGCACGCGACTCGCGACACCGTGCAGCGGTTTGTCGCTGAGTGCGATGAGATTGATGTTCCGGCGCGCGAAGACGACGGCGACAGCGGCGGTGAAGGCGGGTCGTCAGACCCCGAAAATGAGTCGCTGTCGCGGGTGGAGCAGCTGTACAGCGAGATAGAGAGTTGGGAGGGTGAGGATGCTGTGCTGGAGGCGACCCCGGCGAAGTTGCTGGCGCACACGGACATCGATTGGGCGGATGCGGCGGAGCTGCAGGGTGCGCTGACGGTGTTGGCGGAGCGAGATCGAGTCGAGCAGGGAGATGATGATGTGTACCGCCCAGCAGGGGGTGATGGCGAATGA
- a CDS encoding site-specific integrase, which translates to MPPRYKPIDDCRPLIVDYAEELAAGTDDADNDKRDSNSTKRYEQDLRWFDGWLDDQGIDEVTDVTAADANRLGRTLSNEFSGTTGRYRWDRIVALYDYLESMGIIDDNPLSRWNDAKDEKWGLTKSNEQDHHLNDGEKYAVDEEDIEAMEEAVEEDRVRNQLLIRLAWHSACRRGELAAISLDMLDENKREITLPASVTKNNRKRVVGYNRSLDGLLHRWLHGGLRDEYLGGRDHDHLFVGTRGAPLSGEAINEVIVKAADNAGINRKLYADANSPDGEPNRWKVSSHNVRHGAATRLVNKTDLTDLYSISRYLGHSSVEFTEKRYVEYDPEVGVRGVRDYLPD; encoded by the coding sequence ATGCCACCGCGCTACAAGCCCATCGACGACTGCCGCCCGCTCATCGTAGACTACGCCGAAGAACTAGCTGCTGGCACCGACGACGCCGACAACGACAAACGAGATAGCAATAGCACGAAACGGTACGAGCAAGACCTCCGGTGGTTCGACGGGTGGCTCGACGACCAAGGAATAGACGAGGTGACCGATGTGACGGCTGCTGACGCGAACCGGCTCGGGCGCACCCTCAGCAACGAATTTTCGGGGACGACCGGGCGGTACAGGTGGGACCGTATCGTCGCGCTCTACGACTATCTCGAATCGATGGGGATTATCGACGACAACCCACTCTCGCGGTGGAACGACGCGAAGGACGAAAAGTGGGGTCTCACGAAGTCGAACGAGCAGGACCACCACCTCAACGACGGCGAGAAGTACGCGGTCGATGAAGAGGATATCGAGGCGATGGAGGAGGCTGTGGAGGAAGACCGCGTGAGGAACCAGTTGTTGATCCGGCTTGCGTGGCACAGTGCGTGCCGTCGCGGGGAGTTAGCCGCCATTTCTCTGGATATGCTCGATGAGAACAAACGGGAAATCACGCTCCCGGCGAGCGTGACGAAGAACAACCGCAAGCGCGTGGTCGGGTACAACCGGTCGCTGGATGGGTTGCTGCATCGGTGGCTGCACGGCGGACTACGCGACGAATACCTAGGGGGAAGGGACCACGACCACCTGTTCGTCGGCACACGTGGCGCGCCGCTGTCGGGCGAGGCTATCAACGAAGTAATCGTGAAGGCAGCCGACAACGCCGGCATCAACCGCAAGCTGTACGCCGACGCCAACAGCCCGGATGGCGAGCCGAACCGCTGGAAGGTCTCGTCTCATAATGTCAGACACGGCGCCGCCACACGCCTTGTTAACAAAACTGACCTGACTGACCTCTATTCGATTTCTCGCTATCTCGGGCACTCAAGTGTCGAATTTACGGAGAAGCGCTATGTCGAGTACGACCCTGAAGTCGGCGTCAGAGGCGTCAGAGACTACCTGCCGGACTAG
- a CDS encoding helix-turn-helix domain-containing protein yields MSDEMDAATLGSLLADDCARTIVEATAREPQSADALAEQCEASKTTVYRRLEELEEHDLVEVRRRPEEQGHHYKVYAARLDRAVVTLTDDGIELSVTRRDRMTERFRRFVEEL; encoded by the coding sequence GTGAGTGATGAGATGGACGCCGCGACACTCGGCTCACTGCTCGCTGACGACTGTGCGCGAACCATCGTCGAGGCGACGGCACGGGAACCCCAGTCCGCCGACGCGCTCGCCGAGCAGTGCGAGGCGTCGAAGACAACCGTCTACCGCCGGCTGGAGGAGCTCGAAGAGCACGACCTGGTCGAGGTGCGCCGGCGCCCGGAGGAACAGGGGCACCACTACAAGGTGTACGCCGCGCGGCTCGACCGAGCGGTCGTCACGCTCACGGACGACGGGATCGAACTCTCCGTTACGCGGCGCGACCGCATGACCGAACGGTTCAGACGGTTCGTGGAGGAGCTCTAA
- a CDS encoding ABC transporter permease, translated as MGTDTRRSPLPGRFLEQTGAFAARALRTLRRNGAVVFWSVAFPALFYLLTVYLLINTSSMPAEAAGIVKATNAISYGTFAALVVFLNTFSQSLVADVEGGRYAQFRALPVSPGADFFGRFVAAYAFAVVAVAVVLAVGVATGATFGLQSVISIPVVLLGLLALGLFAASIAVVLVAAVPEPKFASIITITLVLLAFFLTGYNGVQPALVASTAEFVNYVPNGLATRLAVYHLVPVGDWAAAGLAEPSAPTAPRYLALLAAYAVAGAGVAVIATRRSLYRGEIQ; from the coding sequence ATGGGCACTGACACTCGGCGTTCCCCCCTCCCGGGTCGGTTCCTCGAACAGACCGGCGCGTTCGCCGCCAGAGCACTGCGCACGCTCCGCCGCAACGGCGCCGTCGTCTTCTGGTCGGTCGCGTTCCCGGCGCTGTTCTACCTCCTGACCGTGTACCTGCTGATCAACACCAGCTCGATGCCCGCGGAGGCTGCGGGGATCGTGAAGGCGACGAACGCCATCTCCTACGGGACGTTCGCAGCGCTAGTCGTCTTCCTCAACACGTTCTCCCAGTCGCTGGTCGCCGACGTGGAGGGCGGCAGATACGCCCAGTTCCGCGCGCTCCCGGTGTCGCCGGGCGCGGACTTCTTCGGGCGCTTCGTCGCCGCCTACGCGTTCGCCGTCGTCGCCGTCGCGGTCGTGCTGGCGGTCGGCGTCGCCACGGGCGCGACGTTCGGCCTGCAGTCGGTTATCTCGATCCCCGTCGTCCTGCTCGGCCTGCTCGCGCTCGGCCTGTTCGCGGCGAGCATCGCGGTGGTGCTCGTCGCGGCGGTGCCCGAGCCGAAGTTCGCGAGCATCATCACCATCACGCTGGTGCTGCTCGCCTTCTTCCTGACGGGGTACAACGGCGTTCAGCCCGCGCTGGTCGCCTCGACGGCGGAGTTCGTGAACTACGTCCCCAACGGGCTGGCGACCCGCCTCGCGGTGTACCACCTCGTCCCCGTCGGCGACTGGGCGGCGGCCGGACTGGCCGAGCCGTCGGCACCGACCGCGCCGCGGTATCTCGCCCTGCTCGCCGCCTACGCCGTCGCTGGGGCCGGTGTCGCCGTGATCGCCACCCGTCGCTCGCTCTACCGGGGTGAGATCCAATGA
- a CDS encoding ABC transporter ATP-binding protein: MSADAPAAVEARNVRKTFGDDGVLDGVDLTVRENEALLLMGPNGTGKTVLLSCLAGSVEPTEGEIRLFGDPVADDGGHSLSLLLQGGASVDSLSGRETAAFYAGLHPEFTDRWRDLVDEFGLAEELDKRAKHYSEGMKRKLELALALAVDTPLYFLDEPTAGVDLSMVQRFHRAIRDRIEAGGTVVATSHRPVDASFADRIAFVTGDGVTAVGPPADLLDAVPETVRIVGGPPGTGTFEPHVVGELFYHGDERRGFLAPDATLADVEAAAPAGATVETVEPSYTDAFNYHVHTERNDE; encoded by the coding sequence ATGAGCGCCGACGCGCCCGCCGCCGTCGAAGCCCGGAACGTCCGGAAGACGTTCGGCGACGACGGCGTCCTCGACGGTGTCGACCTCACCGTCAGGGAGAACGAGGCGCTGCTGCTGATGGGTCCCAACGGCACCGGGAAGACGGTGCTGCTCTCCTGTCTCGCTGGGAGCGTCGAACCGACCGAGGGGGAGATCCGGCTGTTCGGCGACCCCGTCGCCGACGACGGCGGGCACAGCCTCTCGCTGCTGCTCCAGGGCGGCGCGAGCGTCGACAGCCTCTCCGGCCGGGAGACCGCGGCGTTCTACGCGGGTCTCCACCCCGAGTTCACGGACCGCTGGCGCGACCTCGTCGACGAGTTCGGCCTCGCCGAGGAGCTCGACAAGCGCGCCAAGCACTACTCCGAGGGGATGAAGCGGAAGCTCGAACTCGCGCTGGCGCTCGCGGTCGACACGCCGCTGTACTTCCTCGACGAACCCACTGCTGGCGTCGACCTCTCGATGGTGCAACGGTTCCACCGCGCGATCAGGGACCGGATCGAGGCCGGCGGCACCGTCGTCGCCACCAGCCACCGCCCCGTCGACGCGTCGTTCGCCGACCGGATCGCGTTCGTGACCGGCGACGGCGTCACCGCCGTCGGCCCCCCTGCGGACCTGCTCGACGCCGTCCCCGAGACGGTCCGGATCGTCGGCGGTCCGCCCGGGACGGGGACGTTCGAGCCGCACGTCGTCGGGGAGCTGTTCTACCACGGTGACGAGCGCCGTGGGTTCCTCGCCCCCGACGCGACGCTCGCCGACGTCGAGGCCGCCGCGCCCGCCGGCGCGACCGTAGAGACGGTCGAGCCGAGCTACACCGACGCGTTCAACTACCACGTGCACACGGAGCGGAACGATGAGTGA